The proteins below come from a single Haliaeetus albicilla chromosome 22, bHalAlb1.1, whole genome shotgun sequence genomic window:
- the RBBP6 gene encoding E3 ubiquitin-protein ligase RBBP6 isoform X2 produces the protein MSCVHYKFSSKLNYDTVTFDGLHISLCDLKRQIMGREKLKAADCDLQITNAQTKEEYTDDNALIPKNSSVIVRRIPIGGVKATSKTYVISRTEPVTGTSKAIDDSSASISLAQLTKTANLAEANASEEDKIKAMMTQSGHEYDPINYMKKPLGPPPPSYTCFRCGKPGHYIKNCPTNGDKNFESVPRIKKSTGIPRSFMMEVKDPNTKGAMLTNTGKYAIPTIDAEAYAIGKKEKPPFLPEEPSSSSEEDDPIPDELLCLICKDIMTDAVVIPCCGNSYCDECIRTALLESEEHTCPTCHQTDVSPDALIANKFLRQAVNNFKNETGYTKRLRKQIQQQQQQQPPPPPPPPPLMRQTITRNLQPLLRPTISRQQDPLMIPLASLASRSAAALSSLAPGQSSVAAGLPVNPSSVVVSDLPPAVSLSLRGEKPDGPFRDADTVIPPAALVTAAELSKSSSLSISSLLEEKGYQVPVLRQPALPSLLGPQGQSIPTTGHPMRASTIRSAGGRPGWELSSNRGRPHSERTQRTQAPTLPASTPVFVPVPPPPLYPPPPHALPLPPGVPPPQFPPQFPPGQPPSAGYTVPPPGYPPAPANMSSAWVPTAVPTAHSNTIPTTQAPPLSREEFYREQRRLKEEEKKKSKLDEFTNDFAKELMEYKKIQKERRRSFSRSKSPYSASSYSRSSYTYSKSRSGSSRSRSYSRSFSRSHSRSYSRSPPYPRRGKGKSRNYRSRSRSHGYHRSRSRSPPYRRYHSRSRSPVFRGQSPTKRTIPQGEGEREYFNRYREVPPYDMKAYYGRSVDFRDPFEKERYREWERNYREWYEKFYKGYAVGAQPRPPVNRENFSPDRFGPPGTRRENSPYARGRREDYPGGQSHRNRNIAGNYPEKPSGRESHGIKDPTKSKEKEVENPLGDGKGNKHKKHRKRRKGDENEGFPNTELLEGARKPREPVTAEDVKTDTLFMLPSRDDATPVRDEPMEADSIAFKPVSEKEKKEKDKPKAKIDKTKRKVEVAVPPKKDNIIKPAKTSQEKVDTDREKSPRTEPPVKKAKEELPKTDSVKTSSSQKDEKALGTPRKVHPKVTKDHPETRPAKEEKAKKDHPKETKSEKPSNKEDKSKKPAEKSKPSDAKPEKRKRKADEKVDKEHEATSIKVSKPETAESKTSPKGKTEPDGEKGERTPEKDKSAFLNNPAKKIKLNRETGKKIVSGENAPPAKEPVEKPEPSSSKVKQEKAKGKVRRKVTAADGSNTTLVDYTSTSSTGGSPVRKTEEKPDTKRTVIKTMEEYNNDITAPAEDVIIMIQVPQSKWDKDDFESEEEDIKSTQVPANVGKPASVIKNVSVKPPNPVKHNEKETEPLEKTQKTTKEVSYESSQHDAKSSKSSVSNEKGKTKDRDHSLSDKDTSEKRKSSVQPEKDHSERATEQGNGKNISQSSKDSRSSEKHDTGRGSTAKDFTPNRDKKSDHDGNRDHSSSKRRDEKSELARRKDSPSRNRESTSVQKSKPRDERAEPSKKGTGDAKRSSYSPARERKQSDHKATHDSKRTLEEHKPLDKNSGKEKEKHVPEVKSNKEKESAGNKPPLRQESPDVKNEKESVTGQNDKSVVKPKPQVSSSSRLSSDLTRETDEAAFVPDYNESDSESNVSAKDEEAAGKNPKEPKEKAVDKVKEDTAAPAAVDQPEASRSQSQSSPSVSRSRSQSPSESQTRSHSSSASSGESQDSKKKKKKKEKKKHKKHKKHKKHKKHIGNETELEKSQKHKHKKKKSKKSKDKEKDDQKVKSVTT, from the exons TTACATGAAGAAACCCTTGGGTCCACCTCCACCATCGTATACTTGCTTTCGTTGTGGAAAACCTGGCCACTATATAAAGAACTGCCCAACAAATGGG GACAAAAATTTTGAGTCTGTTCCCAGAATTAAAAAGAGCACAGGAATTCCAAGGAGTTTCATGATGGAGGTGAAAGATCCCAATACAAAGGGTGCTATGTTgacaaacactggaaaatacGCGATACCAACTATTGATGC GGAAGCTTATGCTataggaaagaaggaaaagcctcCCTTTTTACCAGAGGAGCCGTCGTCCTCCTCAGAAGAAGATGATCCTATTCCAGATGAGTTGCTATGTCTGATTTGTAAAGATATAATGACTGATGCAGTTGTTATTCCCTGCTGCGGAAACAGTTATTGTGACGAAT GTATTAGAACAGCATTACTGGAATCTGAGGAACATACATGCCCCACATGTCATCAGACAGATGTTTCTCCTGATGCTTTAATTGCCAATAAGTTCCTACGCCAG GCTGTGAACAACTTCAAAAATGAAACTGGCTACACAAAAAGGCTCCGTAAGCAGattcagcagcaacagcagcagcagccaccaccaccaccacctccaccaccactcATGAGACAAACAATAACACGCAACCTGCAGCCTCTACTCCGGCCAACAATTTCCAGACAGCAGGATCCACTAATGATTCCATTAGCTTCTCTGGCTTCtcgttctgctgctgctttgtcatCGTTGGCCCCTGGTCAGTCATCTGTGGCAGCTGGGCTGCCAGTAAATCCGTCTTCTGTTGTTGTCTCCGACCTCCCTCCAGCAGTGTCCCTATCTCTCCGTGGTGAAAAGCCAGATGGACCTTTTCG GGATGCTGATACTGTTATACCTCCTGCAGCTCTGGTGACTGCCGCTGAACTTTCTAAATCTTCCTCTCTGTCAATCAGCAGTTTGTTGGAAGAGAag GGCTATCAGGTTCCTGTACTACGACAACCAGCATTACCAAGTCTTCTGGGCCCTCAAGGACAATCAATACCCACAACTG GTCATCCGATGAGAGCCAGTACAATTCGCTCAGCAGGTGGCAGACCAGGCTGGGAACT AAGTTCAAATCGAGGACGCCCGCACAGTGAACGTACCCAAAGGACTCAGGCCCCAACACTACCAGCATCAACACCAGTCTTTGTGCCTGTGCCTCCACCTCCCTTGTATCCTCCACCACCCCATGCACTTCCTCTTCCACCGGGGGTACCACCACCACAGTTTCCTCCTCAGTTTCCACCTGGTCAGCCTCCATCTGCTGGGTACACTGTCCCCCCTCCAGGATatcccccagctcctgcaaaCATGTCATCAGCTTGGGTACCAACAGCAGTACCAACGGCTCATTCAAATACCATCCCAACGACACAAGCACCTCCTTTATCTAGGGAGGAGTTTTACAGAGAACAACGGAGACTTAAAGAGGA ggaaaagaaaaagtccaaACTTGATGAGTTTACAAATGATTTTGCTAAGGAATTGATGGAATATAAAAAGATTCAAAAGGAGCGTAGGCGTTCGTTTTCCAG gtccaAGTCTCCCTATAGTGCTTCATCTTACTCTAGAAGTTCGTATACCTACTCCAAGTCAAGATCAGGTTCTTCCCGCTCTCGCTCCTACTCTCGATCATTTAGTCGTTCCCATTCTCGTTCCTATTCACGATCGCCGCCATATCCAAGAAGAGGCAAAGGGAAGAGTCGTAACTATCGTTCTAGGTCAAGGTCACATGGTTATCACCGTTCAAGGTCAAGATCACCCCCATACAGAAGATACCATTCACGGTCAAGGTCTCCAGTATTTAGAGGCCAGTCTCCCACTAAACGGACTATACCtcaaggggaaggagaaagggagtaTTTTAACAGATACAGAGAAGTTCCACCATATGATATGAAAGCTTACTATGGCAGATCTGTTGACTTTAGAGATccatttgaaaaggaaagataCAGAGAATGGGAAAGGAACTATAGGGAATGGTATGAAAAGTTTTACAAGGGCTATGCTGTTGGTGCTCAACCTCGACCTCCAGTAAACAGAGAGAACTTTTCTCCAGATAGGTTTGGTCCACCTGGGACCAGACGAGAGAATTCACCATATGCTCGGGGACGTAGGGAGGATTATCCTGGTGGGCAGAGCCATAGAAATCGTAATATAGCTGGAAATTACCCTGAAAAACCTTCTGGAAGAGAGAGCCATGGCATCAAAGATCCTACAAAATCAAAAGAGAAGGAGGTGGAAAATCCACTGGGAGATGGCAAaggaaataaacataaaaaacaccgaaagagaagaaaaggggatgAGAACGAAGGATTTCCCAATACTGAGTTGTTAGAAGGTGCAAGAAAACCAAGAGAGCCAGTTACAGCAGAAGACGTTAAAACGGACACTCTGTTCATGCTCCCAAGCAGAGATGATGCCACCCCTGTGAGAGATGAGCCTATGGAAGCAGATTCTATTGCTTTCAAACCGGTgtctgaaaaggagaaaaaagagaaggataaGCCAAAAGCAAAAATTGACAAGACAAAGCGGAAAGTAGAAGTGGCTGTTCCTCCTAAGAAAGACAACATAATAAAACCAGCTAAAACTTCCCAAGAGAAAGTGGACACCGATCGTGAAAAATCTCCACGAACGGAACCTCCTGTGAAAAAAGCGAAGGAGGAGTTGCCAAAGACAGACAGTGTTAAAACATCTTCCTCTCAAAAGGATGAGAAGGCTCTTGGTACCCCACGGAAAGTTCACCCCAAAGTGACAAAAGATCACCCAGAAACCAGACCAGCcaaggaggaaaaggcaaagaaagaccatccaaaagaaacaaagtcgGAGAAGCCCTCCAACAAAGAAGACAAGtcaaaaaaacctgctgaaaaaagcaaaccttctgatgcaaaacctgaaaaaagaaaaagaaaagcagatgaaaaggTTGATAAAGAACATGAAGCCACTTCCATAAAGGTCTCTAAACCAGAAACTGCTGAATCGAAAACATCGCCGAAGGGGAAGACTGAGCCTGATGGTGAAAAAGGAGAGCGAACTCCAGAAAAGGATAAATCTGCTTTTCTTAACAATCCTGCAAAAAAGATTAAACTTAACCGAGAAACTGGCAAAAAGATTGTGAGTGGAGAAAATGCGCCACCTGCAAAAGAACCTGTTGAGAAACCTGagccaagcagcagcaaagttaAACAAGAAAAAGCGAAGggaaaagtgagaagaaaagtAACAGCAGCTGATGGATCTAATACCACTCTTGTAGATTACACCAG cACTAGTTCTACTGGAGGAAGCCCTGTtagaaagactgaagaaaagcCAGATACAAAACGAACTGTCATTAAGACCATGGAGGAGTATAATAATGATATAACAGCTCCTGCTGAAGATGTCATTATTATGATCCAGGTCCCTCAGTCAAAGTGGGATAAAGATGACTTTGAGTCTGAAGAGGAAGACATTAAATCTACCCAGGTGCCTGCAAATGTAGGAAAACCTGCTAGTGTTATAAAAAATGTGAGTGTTAAGCCACCAAACCCTGtaaaacacaatgaaaaagaGACGGAGCCTttggagaaaacacagaaaactacAAAAGAGGTGAGTTATGAAAGCTCCCAGCATGATgcaaaaagttcaaaaagttcTGTGTcgaatgaaaaaggaaaaaccaaagACCGGGATCATTCTTTGTCAGACAAGGACACTTctgagaagagaaagagcagTGTTCAGCCAGAAAAAGACCATTCAGAACGTGCAACTGaacaaggaaatggaaaaaatatttctcaatcTTCCAAAGACAGCAGATCTTCAGAGAAACATGATACTGGCCGTGGATCCACTGCTAAAGACTTTACTCCTAACCGAGACAAAAAATCTGACCATGATGGCAACAGAGATCATTCTAGTTCCAAGCGTAGAGATGAAAAGAGTGAATTAGCAAGGAGAAAAGACTCCCCTTCTCGAAACAGAGAATCTACATCAGTACAGAAAAGTAAGCCAAGAGATGAACGAGCAGAGCCGTCCAAAAAGGGCACTGGAGATGCCAAAAGGAGCAGCTACAGTCCTGCGCGTGAGCGGAAGCAGTCTGATCACAAAGCCACTCACGATTCCAAGCGTACATTGGAGGAACACAAACCTCTAGataaaaattcaggaaaagagaaagagaagcatgTACCAGAAGTAAAGAGCAATAAAGAGAAAGAGTCGGCTGGTAATAAACCACCTTTGAGACAAGAATCACCAGAtgtaaaaaatgagaaagagagTGTGACAGGACAAAACGATAAAAGTGTTGTCAAGCCCAAGCCTCAGGTAAGCAGCTCCTCACGGCTCTCTTCTGATCTAACTCGAGAGACTGATGAGGCTGCATTTGTACCAGACTACAATGAAAGTGACAGTGAGAGTAATGTATCTGCAAAAGATGAggaagctgcaggaaaaaatcctAAAGAACCGAAAGAAAAGGCTGTTGATAAGGTGAAAGAGGATACAGCAGCACCTGCTGCAGTTGACCAGCCTGAAGCAAGCCGAAGTCAAAGTCAGAGCAGTCCCAGTGTTAGCCGCAGCCGTAGTCAAAGCCCTTCTGAGAGTCAGACTCgaagccacagcagcagtgccagctcaGGAGAGAGTCAAgacagtaagaaaaagaaaaagaaaaaagagaagaagaagcACAAGAAGCATAAGAAACACAAGAAGCATAAGAAACACATTGGAAATGAAACGGAATTGGAAAAGAGccaaaaacacaaacacaagaagaaaaaatcgAAGAAGAGCAAAGATAAAGAGAAAGATGACCAAAAAGTGAAATCTGTCACTACATAG
- the RBBP6 gene encoding E3 ubiquitin-protein ligase RBBP6 isoform X4, which translates to MSCVHYKFSSKLNYDTVTFDGLHISLCDLKRQIMGREKLKAADCDLQITNAQTKEEYTDDNALIPKNSSVIVRRIPIGGVKATSKTYVISRTEPVTGTSKAIDDSSASISLAQLTKTANLAEANASEEDKIKAMMTQSGHEYDPINYMKKPLGPPPPSYTCFRCGKPGHYIKNCPTNGDKNFESVPRIKKSTGIPRSFMMEVKDPNTKGAMLTNTGKYAIPTIDAEAYAIGKKEKPPFLPEEPSSSSEEDDPIPDELLCLICKDIMTDAVVIPCCGNSYCDECIRTALLESEEHTCPTCHQTDVSPDALIANKFLRQAVNNFKNETGYTKRLRKQIQQQQQQQPPPPPPPPPLMRQTITRNLQPLLRPTISRQQDPLMIPLASLASRSAAALSSLAPGQSSVAAGLPVNPSSVVVSDLPPAVSLSLRGEKPDGPFRDADTVIPPAALVTAAELSKSSSLSISSLLEEKGYQVPVLRQPALPSLLGPQGQSIPTTGHPMRASTIRSAGGRPGWELSSNRGRPHSERTQRTQAPTLPASTPVFVPVPPPPLYPPPPHALPLPPGVPPPQFPPQFPPGQPPSAGYTVPPPGYPPAPANMSSAWVPTAVPTAHSNTIPTTQAPPLSREEFYREQRRLKEESKSPYSASSYSRSSYTYSKSRSGSSRSRSYSRSFSRSHSRSYSRSPPYPRRGKGKSRNYRSRSRSHGYHRSRSRSPPYRRYHSRSRSPVFRGQSPTKRTIPQGEGEREYFNRYREVPPYDMKAYYGRSVDFRDPFEKERYREWERNYREWYEKFYKGYAVGAQPRPPVNRENFSPDRFGPPGTRRENSPYARGRREDYPGGQSHRNRNIAGNYPEKPSGRESHGIKDPTKSKEKEVENPLGDGKGNKHKKHRKRRKGDENEGFPNTELLEGARKPREPVTAEDVKTDTLFMLPSRDDATPVRDEPMEADSIAFKPVSEKEKKEKDKPKAKIDKTKRKVEVAVPPKKDNIIKPAKTSQEKVDTDREKSPRTEPPVKKAKEELPKTDSVKTSSSQKDEKALGTPRKVHPKVTKDHPETRPAKEEKAKKDHPKETKSEKPSNKEDKSKKPAEKSKPSDAKPEKRKRKADEKVDKEHEATSIKVSKPETAESKTSPKGKTEPDGEKGERTPEKDKSAFLNNPAKKIKLNRETGKKIVSGENAPPAKEPVEKPEPSSSKVKQEKAKGKVRRKVTAADGSNTTLVDYTSTSSTGGSPVRKTEEKPDTKRTVIKTMEEYNNDITAPAEDVIIMIQVPQSKWDKDDFESEEEDIKSTQVPANVGKPASVIKNVSVKPPNPVKHNEKETEPLEKTQKTTKEVSYESSQHDAKSSKSSVSNEKGKTKDRDHSLSDKDTSEKRKSSVQPEKDHSERATEQGNGKNISQSSKDSRSSEKHDTGRGSTAKDFTPNRDKKSDHDGNRDHSSSKRRDEKSELARRKDSPSRNRESTSVQKSKPRDERAEPSKKGTGDAKRSSYSPARERKQSDHKATHDSKRTLEEHKPLDKNSGKEKEKHVPEVKSNKEKESAGNKPPLRQESPDVKNEKESVTGQNDKSVVKPKPQVSSSSRLSSDLTRETDEAAFVPDYNESDSESNVSAKDEEAAGKNPKEPKEKAVDKVKEDTAAPAAVDQPEASRSQSQSSPSVSRSRSQSPSESQTRSHSSSASSGESQDSKKKKKKKEKKKHKKHKKHKKHKKHIGNETELEKSQKHKHKKKKSKKSKDKEKDDQKVKSVTT; encoded by the exons TTACATGAAGAAACCCTTGGGTCCACCTCCACCATCGTATACTTGCTTTCGTTGTGGAAAACCTGGCCACTATATAAAGAACTGCCCAACAAATGGG GACAAAAATTTTGAGTCTGTTCCCAGAATTAAAAAGAGCACAGGAATTCCAAGGAGTTTCATGATGGAGGTGAAAGATCCCAATACAAAGGGTGCTATGTTgacaaacactggaaaatacGCGATACCAACTATTGATGC GGAAGCTTATGCTataggaaagaaggaaaagcctcCCTTTTTACCAGAGGAGCCGTCGTCCTCCTCAGAAGAAGATGATCCTATTCCAGATGAGTTGCTATGTCTGATTTGTAAAGATATAATGACTGATGCAGTTGTTATTCCCTGCTGCGGAAACAGTTATTGTGACGAAT GTATTAGAACAGCATTACTGGAATCTGAGGAACATACATGCCCCACATGTCATCAGACAGATGTTTCTCCTGATGCTTTAATTGCCAATAAGTTCCTACGCCAG GCTGTGAACAACTTCAAAAATGAAACTGGCTACACAAAAAGGCTCCGTAAGCAGattcagcagcaacagcagcagcagccaccaccaccaccacctccaccaccactcATGAGACAAACAATAACACGCAACCTGCAGCCTCTACTCCGGCCAACAATTTCCAGACAGCAGGATCCACTAATGATTCCATTAGCTTCTCTGGCTTCtcgttctgctgctgctttgtcatCGTTGGCCCCTGGTCAGTCATCTGTGGCAGCTGGGCTGCCAGTAAATCCGTCTTCTGTTGTTGTCTCCGACCTCCCTCCAGCAGTGTCCCTATCTCTCCGTGGTGAAAAGCCAGATGGACCTTTTCG GGATGCTGATACTGTTATACCTCCTGCAGCTCTGGTGACTGCCGCTGAACTTTCTAAATCTTCCTCTCTGTCAATCAGCAGTTTGTTGGAAGAGAag GGCTATCAGGTTCCTGTACTACGACAACCAGCATTACCAAGTCTTCTGGGCCCTCAAGGACAATCAATACCCACAACTG GTCATCCGATGAGAGCCAGTACAATTCGCTCAGCAGGTGGCAGACCAGGCTGGGAACT AAGTTCAAATCGAGGACGCCCGCACAGTGAACGTACCCAAAGGACTCAGGCCCCAACACTACCAGCATCAACACCAGTCTTTGTGCCTGTGCCTCCACCTCCCTTGTATCCTCCACCACCCCATGCACTTCCTCTTCCACCGGGGGTACCACCACCACAGTTTCCTCCTCAGTTTCCACCTGGTCAGCCTCCATCTGCTGGGTACACTGTCCCCCCTCCAGGATatcccccagctcctgcaaaCATGTCATCAGCTTGGGTACCAACAGCAGTACCAACGGCTCATTCAAATACCATCCCAACGACACAAGCACCTCCTTTATCTAGGGAGGAGTTTTACAGAGAACAACGGAGACTTAAAGAGGA gtccaAGTCTCCCTATAGTGCTTCATCTTACTCTAGAAGTTCGTATACCTACTCCAAGTCAAGATCAGGTTCTTCCCGCTCTCGCTCCTACTCTCGATCATTTAGTCGTTCCCATTCTCGTTCCTATTCACGATCGCCGCCATATCCAAGAAGAGGCAAAGGGAAGAGTCGTAACTATCGTTCTAGGTCAAGGTCACATGGTTATCACCGTTCAAGGTCAAGATCACCCCCATACAGAAGATACCATTCACGGTCAAGGTCTCCAGTATTTAGAGGCCAGTCTCCCACTAAACGGACTATACCtcaaggggaaggagaaagggagtaTTTTAACAGATACAGAGAAGTTCCACCATATGATATGAAAGCTTACTATGGCAGATCTGTTGACTTTAGAGATccatttgaaaaggaaagataCAGAGAATGGGAAAGGAACTATAGGGAATGGTATGAAAAGTTTTACAAGGGCTATGCTGTTGGTGCTCAACCTCGACCTCCAGTAAACAGAGAGAACTTTTCTCCAGATAGGTTTGGTCCACCTGGGACCAGACGAGAGAATTCACCATATGCTCGGGGACGTAGGGAGGATTATCCTGGTGGGCAGAGCCATAGAAATCGTAATATAGCTGGAAATTACCCTGAAAAACCTTCTGGAAGAGAGAGCCATGGCATCAAAGATCCTACAAAATCAAAAGAGAAGGAGGTGGAAAATCCACTGGGAGATGGCAAaggaaataaacataaaaaacaccgaaagagaagaaaaggggatgAGAACGAAGGATTTCCCAATACTGAGTTGTTAGAAGGTGCAAGAAAACCAAGAGAGCCAGTTACAGCAGAAGACGTTAAAACGGACACTCTGTTCATGCTCCCAAGCAGAGATGATGCCACCCCTGTGAGAGATGAGCCTATGGAAGCAGATTCTATTGCTTTCAAACCGGTgtctgaaaaggagaaaaaagagaaggataaGCCAAAAGCAAAAATTGACAAGACAAAGCGGAAAGTAGAAGTGGCTGTTCCTCCTAAGAAAGACAACATAATAAAACCAGCTAAAACTTCCCAAGAGAAAGTGGACACCGATCGTGAAAAATCTCCACGAACGGAACCTCCTGTGAAAAAAGCGAAGGAGGAGTTGCCAAAGACAGACAGTGTTAAAACATCTTCCTCTCAAAAGGATGAGAAGGCTCTTGGTACCCCACGGAAAGTTCACCCCAAAGTGACAAAAGATCACCCAGAAACCAGACCAGCcaaggaggaaaaggcaaagaaagaccatccaaaagaaacaaagtcgGAGAAGCCCTCCAACAAAGAAGACAAGtcaaaaaaacctgctgaaaaaagcaaaccttctgatgcaaaacctgaaaaaagaaaaagaaaagcagatgaaaaggTTGATAAAGAACATGAAGCCACTTCCATAAAGGTCTCTAAACCAGAAACTGCTGAATCGAAAACATCGCCGAAGGGGAAGACTGAGCCTGATGGTGAAAAAGGAGAGCGAACTCCAGAAAAGGATAAATCTGCTTTTCTTAACAATCCTGCAAAAAAGATTAAACTTAACCGAGAAACTGGCAAAAAGATTGTGAGTGGAGAAAATGCGCCACCTGCAAAAGAACCTGTTGAGAAACCTGagccaagcagcagcaaagttaAACAAGAAAAAGCGAAGggaaaagtgagaagaaaagtAACAGCAGCTGATGGATCTAATACCACTCTTGTAGATTACACCAG cACTAGTTCTACTGGAGGAAGCCCTGTtagaaagactgaagaaaagcCAGATACAAAACGAACTGTCATTAAGACCATGGAGGAGTATAATAATGATATAACAGCTCCTGCTGAAGATGTCATTATTATGATCCAGGTCCCTCAGTCAAAGTGGGATAAAGATGACTTTGAGTCTGAAGAGGAAGACATTAAATCTACCCAGGTGCCTGCAAATGTAGGAAAACCTGCTAGTGTTATAAAAAATGTGAGTGTTAAGCCACCAAACCCTGtaaaacacaatgaaaaagaGACGGAGCCTttggagaaaacacagaaaactacAAAAGAGGTGAGTTATGAAAGCTCCCAGCATGATgcaaaaagttcaaaaagttcTGTGTcgaatgaaaaaggaaaaaccaaagACCGGGATCATTCTTTGTCAGACAAGGACACTTctgagaagagaaagagcagTGTTCAGCCAGAAAAAGACCATTCAGAACGTGCAACTGaacaaggaaatggaaaaaatatttctcaatcTTCCAAAGACAGCAGATCTTCAGAGAAACATGATACTGGCCGTGGATCCACTGCTAAAGACTTTACTCCTAACCGAGACAAAAAATCTGACCATGATGGCAACAGAGATCATTCTAGTTCCAAGCGTAGAGATGAAAAGAGTGAATTAGCAAGGAGAAAAGACTCCCCTTCTCGAAACAGAGAATCTACATCAGTACAGAAAAGTAAGCCAAGAGATGAACGAGCAGAGCCGTCCAAAAAGGGCACTGGAGATGCCAAAAGGAGCAGCTACAGTCCTGCGCGTGAGCGGAAGCAGTCTGATCACAAAGCCACTCACGATTCCAAGCGTACATTGGAGGAACACAAACCTCTAGataaaaattcaggaaaagagaaagagaagcatgTACCAGAAGTAAAGAGCAATAAAGAGAAAGAGTCGGCTGGTAATAAACCACCTTTGAGACAAGAATCACCAGAtgtaaaaaatgagaaagagagTGTGACAGGACAAAACGATAAAAGTGTTGTCAAGCCCAAGCCTCAGGTAAGCAGCTCCTCACGGCTCTCTTCTGATCTAACTCGAGAGACTGATGAGGCTGCATTTGTACCAGACTACAATGAAAGTGACAGTGAGAGTAATGTATCTGCAAAAGATGAggaagctgcaggaaaaaatcctAAAGAACCGAAAGAAAAGGCTGTTGATAAGGTGAAAGAGGATACAGCAGCACCTGCTGCAGTTGACCAGCCTGAAGCAAGCCGAAGTCAAAGTCAGAGCAGTCCCAGTGTTAGCCGCAGCCGTAGTCAAAGCCCTTCTGAGAGTCAGACTCgaagccacagcagcagtgccagctcaGGAGAGAGTCAAgacagtaagaaaaagaaaaagaaaaaagagaagaagaagcACAAGAAGCATAAGAAACACAAGAAGCATAAGAAACACATTGGAAATGAAACGGAATTGGAAAAGAGccaaaaacacaaacacaagaagaaaaaatcgAAGAAGAGCAAAGATAAAGAGAAAGATGACCAAAAAGTGAAATCTGTCACTACATAG